The proteins below come from a single Trichocoleus desertorum ATA4-8-CV12 genomic window:
- a CDS encoding 3-hydroxyacyl-CoA dehydrogenase/enoyl-CoA hydratase family protein, which produces MFKPFRTAAVLGAGVMGSQIAAHLANIGLTVHLLDLPAKTGNKNGLVEGAFKKARKLSPPIFFTDKVAHRVILGNFEEHFDRLAKVDWVIEAVVENLDIKQQLMQRLEGVLRHDAVISTNTSGLPIHAIAEGRSDAFRQRFLGTHFFNPPRYLKLLEIIPTPDTAPEVVARMRWFGETRLGKGVVIAKDTPNFIANRIGMYATMQGLRAWTEQGYTIEEIDTLTGTLVGRPKSATFRTADLVGLDTLMYVAKNLYPAIPHDESREMFRVPEVLHKLVMAGAIGAKAGQGFYKKQKGEILSVNPEAMSYESAKPIDLGEVEKLGKLSSLRDRLQALYKDSGRAGQFFRTTTLDLLGYSARRIPEIADSPTDIDRAICWGFGWDVGPFEIWEMLGFDTILADMKAANITVPNWVETMHRQGEGFGGRHGSQSQGVLAESAPTVDKIDLGAIKTDPQRMLWQNAEAALLDLGDGVALYEFRSKGNTLSFKVVEGLSEVLDLIEERDDLKGMVIGNGSDHFSGGANLAEMGMTAQSGNLQALDDLIVQFQSILQRIRYAPKPIVIAMQGRALGGGCELVMACPHVVAAAESYIGLVELGVGLIPGAGGIMRTVARVTERAASESAGDIQPFLRAAFETIAMAKVSSSAYEAQQMGYLPCDARILISGENRLEVAKAEVLHLDRAGYAAPPEQTAIMVLGRPARAMLEHIAYVFQQGGFASEYDRYLAGKLAYVMTGGELSAPTLVHEDYLLRLERENFLPLLSQPKTQERIAHMLKTKKPLRN; this is translated from the coding sequence ATGTTTAAGCCATTTCGAACCGCCGCTGTCCTGGGTGCAGGAGTCATGGGGAGCCAGATCGCCGCTCACCTCGCCAACATCGGTCTGACTGTGCATCTATTGGATCTCCCTGCTAAGACAGGGAATAAAAATGGTTTAGTGGAAGGAGCCTTTAAGAAAGCCCGCAAGCTATCTCCACCGATCTTTTTTACTGACAAAGTGGCTCATCGCGTCATCCTCGGTAATTTTGAAGAACACTTCGATCGCCTAGCGAAAGTAGATTGGGTGATCGAAGCCGTGGTTGAGAATTTGGATATCAAGCAACAACTGATGCAACGCCTGGAAGGAGTGCTGCGGCATGATGCCGTGATCTCTACTAATACCAGCGGTTTGCCCATTCATGCGATCGCAGAAGGTCGATCAGATGCTTTCCGTCAACGCTTTTTAGGCACGCATTTCTTTAATCCGCCCCGCTATTTGAAACTGCTGGAAATTATCCCAACGCCTGATACTGCTCCAGAAGTCGTGGCCCGCATGCGCTGGTTTGGCGAAACTCGTTTAGGGAAAGGCGTGGTGATTGCCAAAGACACCCCCAACTTTATTGCCAACCGCATCGGTATGTATGCCACGATGCAAGGCTTACGAGCTTGGACAGAGCAAGGATACACAATCGAGGAGATCGACACGCTGACAGGAACCCTCGTAGGACGACCCAAATCAGCCACCTTCCGCACCGCTGACCTCGTAGGCTTAGACACGCTGATGTATGTGGCGAAAAACCTCTATCCCGCCATTCCTCACGATGAAAGTCGGGAAATGTTCCGGGTGCCAGAGGTGCTGCACAAACTCGTCATGGCAGGGGCGATCGGTGCCAAAGCAGGACAGGGATTTTATAAAAAACAGAAGGGTGAAATTCTCTCCGTCAATCCTGAAGCAATGAGCTATGAGTCTGCTAAGCCAATAGATTTGGGCGAGGTGGAAAAATTAGGGAAGTTGTCTAGTTTGCGCGATCGCCTGCAAGCACTCTACAAAGATTCGGGTCGAGCAGGTCAGTTCTTCCGCACCACGACCCTAGACTTGCTCGGATATAGCGCCCGTCGTATCCCTGAAATCGCGGATAGCCCTACTGATATTGACCGAGCCATATGCTGGGGCTTTGGTTGGGATGTGGGTCCGTTTGAAATTTGGGAGATGCTGGGATTTGACACCATATTGGCAGATATGAAGGCAGCTAATATCACGGTGCCCAATTGGGTAGAAACGATGCATCGGCAGGGCGAAGGATTCGGAGGCAGGCATGGTAGTCAATCGCAAGGAGTATTGGCTGAATCCGCCCCTACGGTGGACAAAATTGATTTGGGAGCGATCAAAACAGATCCACAACGGATGCTGTGGCAGAATGCTGAAGCCGCTTTGTTAGATTTGGGGGATGGTGTAGCGCTGTATGAATTCCGTTCTAAAGGCAATACCCTCAGCTTCAAAGTGGTAGAAGGGCTATCGGAAGTTTTGGATCTCATAGAGGAGCGGGACGACTTGAAAGGCATGGTGATTGGCAACGGTAGCGATCACTTCTCCGGTGGTGCGAATTTGGCTGAAATGGGGATGACCGCCCAATCTGGCAATCTCCAAGCGTTGGACGACTTGATTGTCCAGTTTCAATCAATTCTCCAGCGCATCCGTTACGCTCCCAAACCGATCGTGATCGCCATGCAAGGACGAGCCTTGGGGGGTGGTTGTGAGCTAGTTATGGCCTGTCCTCATGTCGTTGCTGCCGCTGAAAGCTATATTGGCTTGGTTGAGCTAGGTGTAGGTTTGATTCCAGGCGCGGGTGGCATTATGCGAACCGTGGCCCGAGTGACAGAACGAGCCGCCAGCGAATCAGCCGGTGATATCCAACCGTTCCTAAGAGCTGCCTTTGAAACAATCGCGATGGCGAAGGTTTCTAGCAGTGCCTACGAAGCCCAACAGATGGGATATCTCCCCTGTGATGCCCGCATCTTAATCAGCGGTGAGAATCGCTTGGAGGTGGCCAAAGCCGAAGTACTCCATCTCGATCGCGCAGGCTATGCAGCACCACCTGAGCAAACCGCCATTATGGTCTTGGGTCGTCCCGCCAGAGCCATGCTGGAACATATCGCTTATGTGTTTCAACAAGGTGGGTTTGCCAGCGAATACGATCGCTACTTGGCAGGAAAGTTAGCTTATGTGATGACAGGCGGCGAACTCTCTGCTCCCACTCTCGTGCACGAAGATTACCTGTTGCGCCTAGAACGGGAGAACTTCTTACCGCTCCTCAGCCAACCCAAAACCCAAGAGCGGATCGCCCATATGTTGAAGACGAAGAAACCGTTGCGAAATTAG
- a CDS encoding long-chain fatty acid--CoA ligase, which yields MNQTYQAPPNSGRVVLGRTIPSLLNEACAQAPNAQALNQWTGTNWQSLSNQAFRTAATACALGLQELGLESGDRVALLMYSDVSFGLADIGCLWAGLVDVPIDLTHTLEQIIFVLQHSEAKALVIADLELLAQIAPHLGETLHLQHIVLVDVPENWTEQRSQWLQSFPVSLMSLDEVQSSKPILETSEATPVLQAIPKPNDLATIIYIPDEAGQLQGVMLTHENLSMNAFAAFSGITTLGKGSEETVLSFLPLNHVLARTMLYGHILYGHSIYFSNASRLTKHLQEVQPTILVTVPIVLEKIYSKIVEKGSTTSSLLTQFTLLWALGLAKRYEIGCQPNLLYALFLRVADWLVLSKWRSLLGGRLKYVICGGAALKAELVNVFAAARIPILHGYGLTQASAVVCCNRGSFNRAGTVGVPIAGIEVAIAEDHEVLVRGPCVTSGYYKDPKATQELVDQQGWLHTGDLGTFTEDGFLKITGLKKSLFKLATGKYIAPQPIEQRLQQSPLVAQVIAVGSAQKFCAALIVLDLQALHSYALGVGIDLPPDALLTHPHVIALYQALVDTANCHLPYWAIVKRFQLINNPFTVENGLLTPTGQLNRTQISKTFAKEIGTLYGESEPRRGKDKDKDKQKAASMSPQSPETDLSSVYPSVSPAACPAFAQSLPRINRLTTFILCTSLTVPHPFARLPIY from the coding sequence ATGAATCAAACTTACCAGGCTCCTCCTAACTCTGGCAGGGTCGTTCTGGGGCGCACGATACCCTCGTTGCTCAATGAGGCTTGTGCCCAAGCCCCAAATGCTCAAGCCTTGAATCAATGGACGGGCACAAATTGGCAATCACTATCTAATCAAGCCTTTCGGACTGCTGCTACAGCCTGTGCGTTAGGTTTGCAGGAATTGGGTTTGGAGAGCGGCGATCGCGTCGCTTTATTGATGTATAGCGATGTCAGCTTTGGTTTGGCTGATATAGGTTGTCTCTGGGCAGGTTTGGTGGATGTACCAATCGATCTCACTCACACCCTAGAGCAAATTATTTTTGTGCTGCAACATAGTGAAGCTAAGGCTTTGGTCATTGCCGATCTAGAGCTGTTAGCACAAATCGCGCCACACTTAGGAGAAACTCTTCACCTACAGCATATTGTGTTGGTAGATGTGCCTGAGAACTGGACAGAGCAACGATCGCAATGGCTCCAATCGTTTCCCGTTTCACTGATGTCTCTTGATGAGGTGCAAAGTAGCAAGCCCATCCTAGAGACAAGCGAGGCAACGCCAGTTCTACAAGCAATTCCAAAACCCAATGATTTAGCCACAATCATCTATATCCCGGATGAAGCTGGGCAATTGCAAGGGGTGATGCTAACCCATGAAAACCTCTCTATGAACGCTTTTGCCGCCTTCTCAGGTATTACTACGCTGGGTAAAGGCAGTGAGGAAACAGTATTGTCGTTTCTTCCGTTGAACCATGTGCTAGCTCGGACAATGCTCTATGGACATATCCTTTATGGGCACAGTATTTATTTCTCTAATGCTAGTCGTCTTACCAAACATCTCCAGGAGGTGCAGCCAACAATTTTGGTGACAGTGCCGATCGTGCTGGAGAAGATATATAGCAAGATTGTAGAGAAGGGAAGTACAACTAGTTCTCTGCTCACTCAGTTCACCCTTCTGTGGGCTCTGGGTCTAGCCAAGCGCTATGAAATTGGCTGCCAACCCAACCTCTTATATGCCCTGTTCCTCAGGGTGGCTGATTGGTTAGTGCTGTCAAAATGGCGATCGCTTTTGGGGGGTCGCCTTAAATACGTGATCTGTGGCGGAGCTGCACTCAAGGCAGAATTAGTTAATGTCTTTGCAGCGGCTAGAATTCCAATCCTACACGGTTATGGTCTCACTCAAGCTAGTGCTGTGGTGTGCTGCAATCGTGGCTCTTTTAACCGCGCAGGTACAGTGGGAGTGCCGATCGCGGGCATTGAGGTGGCGATCGCAGAAGATCACGAAGTTTTGGTGCGTGGCCCCTGTGTCACTTCCGGTTACTACAAAGACCCCAAAGCAACCCAGGAACTAGTCGATCAGCAAGGTTGGCTGCATACAGGCGATTTGGGTACATTTACAGAAGACGGCTTCCTAAAAATTACAGGTCTGAAGAAGTCTCTCTTCAAACTCGCCACAGGTAAATATATTGCACCTCAACCAATCGAGCAGCGCTTACAGCAGTCTCCTTTGGTAGCTCAGGTAATTGCCGTTGGCTCGGCCCAAAAGTTCTGTGCCGCCCTGATCGTTCTAGACTTACAAGCTCTCCATAGCTATGCTTTAGGAGTGGGGATTGATCTTCCACCTGATGCCCTCCTCACACATCCTCATGTCATAGCGCTTTACCAAGCTTTGGTCGATACCGCCAATTGTCATTTGCCTTACTGGGCGATTGTCAAACGCTTTCAACTGATCAACAATCCGTTTACCGTAGAAAACGGCTTACTAACTCCAACAGGGCAACTGAACCGGACTCAGATTAGTAAAACTTTTGCTAAAGAAATTGGCACTTTGTACGGAGAATCAGAACCAAGGCGGGGGAAAGATAAGGATAAGGATAAGCAAAAAGCAGCTTCTATGTCTCCTCAATCTCCTGAAACTGACCTATCGAGCGTGTACCCGTCTGTTTCACCTGCTGCCTGCCCTGCCTTTGCCCAATCCTTACCTCGGATTAATCGTTTAACCACGTTCATTCTTTGTACGAGTTTGACCGTGCCTCATCCGTTCGCAAGATTGCCGATTTACTAG
- a CDS encoding lysophospholipase, translating into MRRIEGKFKGLGGLDLYYQSWHPDAQVQAVVVMVHGLGAHSSLFVQVVQYLVGQEYEVYAFDLRGHGRSPGQRGHIGSWAEFREDLRAFLQHIQAQRASCPCPYFLWGHSLGGTIALDYALRSPDPLQGLIVSAPALGRVSVSRGKLMVGKLLSGIFPRFSLRLGIPSNLGSRDPTLLVSYTQDPLRHEYGSARLATEFFMTVDWIYKHASDLQIPLLLLHGSADQVIHPESSRAFFQQVMFSDKEHHEYPGCYHDLYVDVDYQKMFADLENWLERHLAGSPVCEALGLCVVRY; encoded by the coding sequence ATGAGACGTATTGAAGGGAAGTTTAAGGGACTCGGTGGACTCGATCTCTATTATCAAAGCTGGCATCCAGACGCACAGGTCCAAGCTGTGGTAGTCATGGTACATGGCTTAGGAGCGCATAGCAGCTTGTTTGTCCAAGTGGTGCAGTATTTAGTAGGTCAGGAATATGAGGTTTATGCCTTTGATTTACGGGGGCATGGACGCTCCCCTGGTCAGCGAGGTCATATCGGGTCATGGGCCGAGTTCCGAGAAGACCTGCGGGCATTTCTCCAACATATTCAGGCTCAACGCGCTAGTTGCCCTTGCCCTTATTTCTTGTGGGGACATAGTTTGGGCGGCACGATCGCGCTAGATTATGCCCTGCGATCGCCAGATCCTTTACAGGGGCTAATTGTCTCCGCCCCTGCTCTGGGCAGAGTTTCTGTCTCCCGTGGCAAGCTCATGGTAGGAAAACTGCTTTCCGGTATCTTTCCCCGCTTTAGTTTGAGATTGGGCATACCTTCTAATTTAGGATCACGAGATCCCACCCTACTGGTTAGCTACACCCAAGATCCGCTCCGACATGAGTATGGCAGTGCCCGATTAGCCACAGAATTTTTTATGACTGTGGATTGGATCTACAAACATGCCTCTGATTTACAGATTCCTTTGTTGCTGCTTCATGGCAGTGCCGATCAGGTCATTCATCCAGAGAGTAGTCGGGCTTTCTTTCAGCAAGTCATGTTCTCCGATAAAGAACATCATGAATACCCAGGGTGTTATCACGATCTCTACGTAGATGTAGACTACCAAAAAATGTTTGCAGACTTAGAGAACTGGCTAGAAAGACATCTGGCAGGAAGCCCAGTTTGTGAGGCTTTAGGGCTTTGTGTGGTGCGGTACTGA